A window from Candidatus Aminicenantes bacterium encodes these proteins:
- a CDS encoding IS110 family transposase yields MARATRNNPVGFQPYTGLKYTDDKHDAFFLARMLKLGILPEGYIMSNEDRPLRDLLRKRLKLVHQRTSHILSFQSLVSRNLGLSVPDDEIKKLAEEEISDLFENEHLGLSARVNIAVINQLKWLIYEIRTSLLKAAKLKPQFEKLLTVPGIGDVLALTIALETGDIYRFAGVGEYASYCRCVPACRISNAKTKGRGNRKNGNKYLAWAFIEAAHSAQRYCPPAKAFFVRKSPKTNKIVAAKALAHKLAWACFYIMRDQVDFDSDRIFGKPIKVDKGCVRKPERGLDSEPLTTALSQQMDMSRHRAISGATHVCQGPTDSMPDPGLIPNSSSLFCVEFSSDRRHKAKICAGIRRPIEAESDEVAAEDNGVLLPGIEL; encoded by the coding sequence ATGGCAAGAGCGACCCGGAATAATCCGGTCGGGTTTCAGCCCTACACCGGCTTGAAGTACACCGACGACAAGCACGATGCGTTTTTTCTGGCCCGCATGCTCAAGCTGGGCATCCTGCCGGAAGGATACATCATGTCCAACGAGGACCGGCCGTTGCGTGATCTGCTGCGCAAGCGCCTGAAGCTGGTTCACCAGCGCACATCGCACATCCTGAGTTTCCAGAGCCTGGTGAGCCGCAACCTGGGTCTGTCGGTTCCCGACGATGAGATCAAGAAGCTCGCGGAAGAGGAGATAAGCGACCTGTTCGAGAACGAACACCTGGGCCTATCGGCCCGGGTCAACATCGCCGTGATCAACCAGCTCAAGTGGTTGATCTACGAGATCCGAACTTCGTTGCTTAAAGCCGCCAAGCTGAAGCCCCAGTTTGAAAAGCTCCTTACCGTACCGGGTATCGGCGACGTTCTGGCTCTGACCATCGCTCTGGAGACCGGCGATATCTATCGTTTTGCCGGCGTAGGTGAATATGCTTCCTATTGCCGTTGCGTTCCCGCGTGCCGCATCTCCAACGCAAAGACCAAGGGACGGGGCAACCGCAAGAACGGCAACAAGTACCTGGCATGGGCTTTCATCGAGGCCGCGCATTCAGCGCAACGATACTGCCCACCTGCAAAGGCGTTCTTTGTACGTAAAAGTCCCAAGACCAACAAGATCGTGGCAGCCAAAGCCCTGGCCCATAAACTCGCGTGGGCGTGCTTCTACATCATGCGCGACCAGGTAGATTTCGACTCAGACAGGATTTTCGGGAAGCCCATTAAGGTTGATAAAGGCTGCGTCAGGAAACCAGAAAGGGGACTGGACTCAGAACCATTGACCACTGCGCTCTCTCAGCAGATGGACATGTCACGGCACCGTGCGATTTCTGGGGCAACGCACGTTTGCCAGGGCCCAACCGACTCTATGCCGGATCCGGGCTTGATCCCTAATTCATCTTCGCTGTTTTGTGTAGAATTTAGTTCCGACCGAAGGCACAAGGCGAAAATTTGTGCCGGGATCCGTCGGCCCATCGAAGCGGAAAGCGACGAAGTGGCCGCTGAGGATAATGGCGTACTTCTTCCCGGGATTGAGTTGTGA